From the Juglans microcarpa x Juglans regia isolate MS1-56 chromosome 3D, Jm3101_v1.0, whole genome shotgun sequence genome, the window ATTTGAACAGTATAATGGTAGTGACTCAATCCGCGTTGGAGATGGTTATGAGATACCCATCCAAAATTTCGGTGACTTCTGCCTCTCCTctacttcttcttccttttttcttcgcAACTTATCGCATGTCCCAGATATTACCAAGAACTTAGTATATGTTCTACGTTTCTACATTGACAACTCTTGTTACTTTGAATTTCATTCCTTTCATTTCAATGTGAAGGACAACAAGATCAAGAATGTGCTCCTCATAAGGCCAACACGTAATGGGTTTTACgttttttctttcaactcaGCACAGTCCAAAAATCCTACAACCCATCTTGGAGAAAGAATAACATCGGCCTAGTGGCATAGAAGGCTAGGCCATCCTTCTTTAGCTCTTGTATCACGGGTTCTACATGAAAAATGTCTATCAGTCTCTTCTTTtaagtcaaattttttttgctCCGAATGTCCACTTTCTAAGGCCCATCAATTATCCTTTTGTAATAATCAGGCCTCTTACTCTCGACACTTTCAATTACCGTGTCCTGATGTTTAAGGCCCAGCCCCATATGTTTCTCGGTTGGGtttcaaatactatttttcatttgttgatCAATTCAAATGTTACACATGGTTATTTCTACTCAAATTTAAATCCAATGTTGTTACTGTTTTCAACACTTTTTTGCCATATATTGAGCGGTTATTTAATTCTAAACGTATCACTCTTCAAACTGATGGTGGAGGtgaatttaaacttttaactcAAATATGTCAAAAATTTGGCATTACACATCGATTTTTGTGTCCTCATACTCATCAACAAAATAACattgttgagagaaaatattgacaTTGTCGAAACAGGCCTTGCCTTGTTGGCCCACTCGTCTTTACCATTTACTTATTGGGTCGACGCCTTTGAAACAATTGTTTACTTGATTAATATATTACCCTCTCCTaccattacaaatcaaatacctcattttcttgtttacAATAGTGAACttgattacaaatttttaaGTGTTTGGTTGCGAATGTTGGCCACATATTCGGCCTTATTTTTCCAACAAGTTTAATTTCAAATCAGTCTCATGTTTATTTATAGGCTACATCCCATCTCATAAAGGCTATAAATGCATTGACTTAAACACAAACTGCCTCTACATTTCCATGGACGCGATTTTCAATGAAGCCTCTTTTTCACTTTCTAAACCACAACCCATTTCATCCTCTAATTCTCCTTCCATTCAAACCGTTCCGTTACTCAATTTTCAGCCTTCTATTCTTGGGCTTGGACCTAGATCTAGCCCACCTTCTTCAGCTCATCCTCCTTCAACTCCGTCGTCTACCTTGCATctatcttcatcttcctctacAACTCCTTCAAATTTCAACTCTACTCATCCCGCTCCCTTCACTTCACTCGCATATGTCTTAACAAAGCCACTTGTTACAGATAAATTTCATCGCTTTCGATCGAGTCTCAACTTAGTAGATACTCCCTTGGACTCGAATGGGCATATCAGAAAAACATAATCATTAGATTGTGCAGCTCTGCCAAAGCAATCAGCGACATCATGTTCCACGTTCATTTACaatcaataacaaaatattCTTTACAAGATAACCATAGAGAAATTTGTTAAGATTTGATCTCAAGTTATCAgaatttgttttattcttttattccttATTTTGTTGTGTATAAATGTAACCGAATTCtcttaatgaaaagaaaagtttttcatAAGGTTCCTTTCTTCTAGATGATAGTCATGTGTGGTGtcataattaattaggatattttaaatagatgCTCCATATTTTAGTTGGTATTCGGGGTGTGTAATTCATACTAATTGTTGAATCGGAATTTATTAATAGAAGTGGCCATGCATGTTGTCGATGGCaagatgaattataaataacataGTGGTTAGACGTTGAATTAATGTCACTAAACaactgaaaaaggaaattatATCTGTAGGAGGTAGCAAATTATAGGATTGCATTGAAACTGGACAGTGTCTAGATCCATTGAATATGGACATATATCTTTGCATTGGATACACTTTGTACATTATGCAAATACTACATTTTGTATCTTAAAAAATGTGTCATAAACAATCCTAATTTACACCTTATAGTTTCAAagtatcagaaaaaaaaaatgaaatcaataaaGTGTAGAGATACTTGTAAGAGGAGATAAAAACAAGACAAAAGACAAAGACGAGCCAATTCTCAAAAGAACCCTTTTAGAGAAGTTTAATGTCgactcttatttaattttttttagaaggtTACTATAGTTAATATGTTTTTCTAATGaataactttaattaattttgtaagaCATTGGTAAGTTAAAGAAGCACGTTGAATTTTGAAACTTCACttgcacaataattaattgGAAGTACCATAGAGTCTAGTCTGGTCTAATAATTATTTGGAGCTTGAGGAATAGTGGGATTGGACGTGACTATGATATGATTGGATGACTCAAAAGTCACTTGTATGCAAgtttcacttatttaaaaagtctatcatttaaaaaagaaaaattctatttgtctCGACATGGgtctaacatttttttatcaagaataatgctactcatcatcctaatTTTCATGATCctttcatcattttatgatgtggtattaggtgattgaaaattatttattacattttacttgtgaacttatcatttaatgccacattATAGGATGATgggagttgagatgatgaatagatttttttctttcatcaatATTGGCCCAGTTGAGACTCGTCCATGCCCAATCCCAATGGACAAACCAACCTTCAATCTGTCCCTATCTCTATAATCCACCCGCCTTCCCCAGTCCCTGAAAGCCCTCCTTTGATCTTGGGCCTAGCCCTCTTTCTCAACTCGAGTCTTAACTTCAGCGGCTTTCATCGTTGATGAACACCTGCGCTAATAAGAGAAAGAAGTGGGGAGCCTATGCCTTGAATGAATCAATAACAACAAACTAGTTGAATGAGGAATCAAGAGACGAATAGGGGGAATGACCTATCAATTATTGGTGGACCTTTCCTTGAACCGGTCACGGAGCTATCAACTGAGTTGTTTAGGTTGTGGAATTCCATCTCCAATTGGGGGCTTCGATTCGAGGGTGATCAAGGAGACCCAAACTTTAGATCTCTTCTCTATGGGGGGAGGTTTTTTTCATATCAAGAGTGTGTTGTTTAGATTTTGTGATTCGATCTTGGTTACACTCCTATCTCTAAAGATCGCTTCGCTTGCTACTAAGAACTCAAGGAACTTGAACTTGTAAccttgattttgagatttgcataagAGACCATTGAACCCTCTAGCGACATCTTTCAAAAGCCTAACGAATAGAATGTTCGTATCGGAAGCTTAATATTGAAAAGTAACAACTTGTCAAAACTCCATCTTTTTGGCATAAAAATCGATTTCACTCATAATGGGAGACTAGAAGAGGAAGGATTACCCATTCTAAAGTCATGAATCCTGAGTTTAAGAATTTCTTATCGAGTTAGGAAAGTGGGAATTTTTGCCCTAAAGACACATCTCTCTCCGTGAAGTAAGATAAaagtataatctttttttttttccttcccattATGAGTGCCAAAAACATGGGTTTCATAAAATCTGATCGTTCTTATCTCCCTCTTATGAGTGGAatcggttttttttttgaaaaggtaAAGCCAAAAAGTATAACTtgtataaattaacaatatcatTGATTTAATGACAGAAGAGGTTCCTATGTATAGAGGGGACCTCGCCGTTTAAAAAGTAATCACGATGGTGTTCTTTGTAGCAGTCAAAGGGATTGGTTTACTTTTGGACATGCTTCGTTTACTCTACTCTTCTTCTTTGAACATATTTGGCATGGTGCTGAACTTTGTTTATAGATGTTTTTGCCAGTATTGACCCATATTTGGATGCTCGAGTAGAATTTGGAGCAAAGGATCGGACTAATGACGTATACAATACTTGAATTCTCAATGTAGATGCTACATAGTTGGTTCTCATCTTTTAGAGATTACAAGTGTAATAGGAGCATCCGTCAACAAAAGGATcaccccatttttttttatttagtaattacggatgtattttttaatgatgttgtgatctttaaaaaaatgtgagggataaaaataaaaaagtcaaatgGCGTTATCGAGACCCATCATCGGACTGCACCTTGTAGCCGAActctttaaataaatatttttatttatttatattagatttatttatatttttttaagaaattgtgTGAGGTTTCCACTCTGATTTTGTAAATATACTTTCTCTGTACCTATTCTTCTTTTCCCATCCAATCCAAATATgggttataaaatgaaaaacgCTTTGGATAGGCTCCTTGAGATCCAAACATTGCTATAAAcgaaaaatactataaaatcaGAAAATTACATTCTTAGTATCATGTACGTtgcttaaatatttataaatataattattagtatataagctatatatagttattaccAAATGTTCGAAGTTTGGTTATTAAGTAGCTATGATATAAATAGACAAATAgatcaataatataatataaataatttattttatcatattaaataCCTTGTGAAGAAAATTGAACTCATTCAAATAatcaattagtttttttttaaataaaaataaaacataactTGATGATAAGTTTGACTcgtattcaaataaaaataaactgaataagGATTGATTAGATACCAACCACTCAAATTCGACTCATTTTCACCGATATTTATTGATTGTCTTAGTTCATCAAATAGTTTTCCCAAGTCGCCAAGCAAGCCTGTAAATTTTGGATAAAAGACAAATAGtcttttatttatcatataataagaTTGTAACCTTGTTATTGCCGAGCATTCATTTTGAGTGTCTTGTGTTTAAATGTGTCTTAGAGCtagtttggattcagatattagatgagatagttttagatgcaagttaaaaaaaatattgtcagaatattatttttaatattattattattttggaatctgaaaatattgaattgtttattatatttcgtgtgagaagttgagaaagttgtaatgataagatgtgataaaacatttcttaaatccaaacgagaccttagccTTCCGTGAttgacacaaaaataaatagtaatacaAATATAgtgtttttctaattttttaaaactatattttaaataagtgatatatttataaaataataatatttctataattttattttataaaaacatagtCAATGGataagatatttataaaataaccatgaaaaaaatgatggtcCTTGTAAGGGgaaaaattttatcattattttttaaaacttaagcATGTGTCTGACTCCCAAATTCagttgagttcagtctaattttaatctgagtctaacattcaaatatccaactctcaaattattaaactcatcccaactcaaaacctttttacatgtgaaacccacaatctttttcaacttaaaatatctttatatgtgagactcacaatctttttcaatttcttatagaaagtattaaactcatcttaacatccaaacatattttaaacttaGTTTAAATAGATCCAACATAAATTTTCTTCATTACTTAACTCACTACTCACAAACGCAACTAAGAGTATTCTCATTGGCTTGATCAAATTTCtcttcaaaatttagccaatattatacttttttacattttgcctattctatttacattcaatctccacattgaattagccatttactctctatataataataaaatattattaatttaataatttttttatttaatttatttgtatcacattttattattctaccaatttaatattaataataattatattctaattaaattaaattaatatttattacatttattaaacattaaattaaaattaaatattaatattaataataattatattctaattaaattaatattaatatttatcacatttattaaatgttaatattaataataattatattataattaacttaataattaatattctaattaatattacctaatttatttatttttatcacattttatatttaataataataaattaaatcaaaatttttaattataaaaaatacctacatattttgtgagaaaaatataaattaaatattttaatatttaactaaCCTACTATTCACTTATAACTTTAGAGAATCattgtaataaaaatttaaaattttataaaaatacctaaTTCAGTACGATAGTTTTTCGAAATATATTGACTAAAATTTAACTCTCATTTTGATCAAACCAATGAGATGCTCTGACAAAATTTTTCTCAACCCTTCATCGAGCAGTTTGATGGGCTCAAGGCGTATTCGCCAAAGACATGTACTAACCACTGACAATGAGAATGCGATGCTTGTACTGACGATTAGACTTGTACTACCTCTTAAGGATCCTCCAGAGTCAAGcgaccttttattttttaataatgcatTTTTCGATCAGACATAAGATGTTATTTGGGACAGATACCTTAATTTactctatttaattattataaaatttttaaatttacgtataaaatataataaataatttaattttttaaaattttataataataaataatattttattcaatttttatctcattttattttattttaattatctatttaaacattttttaaaatttaaagattagtACGTAACAGTTATTTCTTgcaaaataatgttatattcaagtttaagtaggcatttttttaaaataaaaagttgtgtgtaatattaaaaagataatgtttttatataaattttatatttattcattttatttaaatgaaatgcataaatttgtaaactttaaaattataaatatcatttcttatatttatatttaagaatttttttagaatttttttttattaaatatctttttaaaataattatatttataaattagtgTGCATGACATACATTTCACTCTACTTATATGATAATTTGGTATTTATAAAGAACctgatttttaaatttctctcaTAAATCATTTCTGTCTAAATTATCAAATGTGACGCGGTGCTAATCGGACACTTGTCATATTTTATTAACATATGTATAAcaggaaaatgatttaattttgtttaaatcataaaaagtaaaaacctcgaaaaataattcaagaagtaatttaatattatatttaaaaataaaacaaataacaaagttGGGTAAAAATCAACATAGCAAATAGCTAAActgtttattcttttttattttataattcatgtGAAAAAGATATCAAAtgacatgaataatattatCTGAGATGTTAATAATGTCACGTTCGTACAGTGATGCTAGTACGAAGGCTACTCCCATCAACTCTTCTAGCTGTTTAGGGCTTTATGGGCGTCCTTGAGAACCATCAACGGGGGGTCGGCCCACCCCGACGTCATCTAATTTCAGGCCCATTCAACATGAAAATTGATCAGAAAGTACCACTCAAATGAACTCTAAATTTGTACATCCACGTGTCACGTATCTGGGGGGCCAATTGAATTGAACATCTTATCCTCATAGGTTGTGTTATTAATGACCGGCATTTTAAACTCAAATCATTCGTAATCTAAATCTACATCATGAAAGATAGGATCGGAAAATTGGAATTTTGCAGCAGAATTAAATCTCATAATGATTAGGGTTTGGATGAAAGTCCAGACAACCTCGCTTTATGAAGAGAGAATACAGAATACAGAATCCATTATTATTCTCCCCAGATGAAAAGTATTAGAATCACCGGTAATCAAacacacaacatatttcataatatatattataaaataaaaatattttacgaaTAGAAGATATATTTGCAACTTATTTATTAACTTATCAATTAATTGACGTGGAAGCTTTCAATATCATTtagttatatttaatttatttttgcaaatgTTATTGATCTCATAGAAatgatttattcttttttctttacgaGTAATAGACTTCATTAATAACTGCTAAGGTGGTAGCTCAGTTGGTACGAGCTATTATTCCATAACCTCAAAGTCAGGAGTTTGAGTTGGGCGTAAGTCGAAACCACCTGCGAGAGTAGTGCTTAACCAAGTATCTATGAGATGGACTTTGAACCGGCTGACAGCTTGGTGGTGTTGTGGTTACGGGCTCGTCCATTGAGCAGTAGCTATGGCTCAAATCGGACATTCCACAGCATAAATGGGCTCCTAGTCTCTTATGGTCACGCCTAGAGAGGGTAGCTATACTGGTTGCCCCTACCTTCACTTTTTGAGAGGACaaaaaaatagacttcattAATAACAACAGTTAATATAGACATATATTATGTAgcctaaaaataattataaagacGATCTTTCCACTATCAAAATCCAGtaatctttttattaatatgatatttctGCAGAAATTGTTAGAAACTGCTCATTACACAATGAAATGCATGCATCGATTATTGGATCGATATATTTTGACTGCTAACCAACTTTCAAATTCTTGGAGTAGGAATCTTGTGTTTCTAGCTATTCCTTTCATTGTCCAATCTGTAGCTTTTTGAGGCTGCTCtgatatataaatgatttatttacaaGGATATTTGCAAATATTTccttaagagaaaaaatatttgtgagaaGTTTTGCCATCACAAAAAGATTCGTTAAAGTAAatcataaattgacataattttatataatatattagatttactttacaataaaaataactttataatctaacgtatcacatcaagtaACGTAAGTTCGACTCGTGAAATTTTAGCACTGTGGTACGTATATACTACATGTCTTGGCAACAAAGGCCTTCAGCGTGGCCGAAACAATTACCCAAATGAAATCCAAATCGAGTTCATTGGGAAGAATTAcatagaaaataattgataaacaAACGCGTTTAAACTTATTTAAGTAGCAAACTTTACAGACATTCCCAAAGTGCATTGGTTGATGAAATCGAGTGAGGAAATCGAATTTTCTGAACTCTAACCACATGTTCATGATAAAAGAGTTACACCTATCCCAGATCGACACTAGCAAGCAATTATTTCGCAGGCATGTATAAATACACATTGGAATGTTATTGCGCGCATTATTCCATCGGTTCAGCATTGTTCTCAGCATCCCCCATCTCTTCATCATCATGCTCAATCTCGCCTTCGAGAAGCCACTGTTCGAGTTCGTCCACCTCCTCATAGTCATACGCCTCATCATAGTCAAGCACGTGTGAACCATCGGAGCAATCCCATCGATTAGCCCCCAATTTGCCACCATGGCATTCCACATGCAAATATGGTCTATTCCTAGCTAAAGCATCTACCAAATCCCTATTAACACTTCCCCTGACGCCCAGCCATCTCAGCCTTGGAAAGTACGGTTTCTTCAACCAACGGAATGCAAGTTGTGTGATGCCACCACATTCATATAGATCCAGCAACCTCAAGCTACTACCATGCCATCGGTCCTCATAAACCTGCATCGAGGCTAATGCCATGACAGCTGTGTCGCCAACGAGTGGGCAAAACTGCATCCGAAGTTCAGAGAATGGAACCCGACTTCTTGCCAGTAGCAAAATTCCGTAATCAGAAAGGTTAGGAATATTTGATAGGTCCAATTCTCGCAACTTCATCCTACAAGAACCATCAAATAATGCTGAAATACATTTATCAGTGAGTCGCCTGCACCCTCGAATGGACAATCTAACAAGTGAACCAATAACCCCCGGTCTTAAATATGTCAATCCCACATCACTTATATCTGAGCCATCCAACAGCAAAGTCTTCAATTGAGGAAGAGTGCTGATGGCTCGAAGTGCTTCATCCCCAAGGTTTTTGCAATTTCTCAGGTCAAGAATTCTTAGATCCTTGTTGGATACCAAATTCATGACTGCCCGATTGGTTAAAAGATTGCAAAATATCAAGCTAACATGTATCAAAGAAAGGGAAGTTGCAGAGATATCATGAAAAACTAGATCAGTTAACTGGGTCCCCAGAGACACCTGAAGCTTGTGTAGCCTAGAGCATGAATGCAAGATTGTTTTGAAACCTGTGTCGGTAACTCGACAAAAGCCACCAAGACATATGCTTTCCATCTTTGCACATTTATCAGCCATGAAGAGGACTCCAAGATCATTGACTCGTCTAAAATAGGTAACAATGAACTCCTGGCGTCGAACCAATGAGAGACGTCTCAGTTTCCCATATTGATTGAGTTGTTGAAGGCCATAGTTGGTCAAGTCAAGTCCGATTTCTGGTTCAGTTAATGGTGCATCTGAAAGATCCAAATGGGTCAAGGAGACTAGACCTTGAGATATTGTACCAACCATAGTGTCGGTTATATGGTCTACTGATAGGCACAATTTCTGAATGTTTGACAATATGGATGGTCGAACATGATTTGGTGACTGATGGGGTCCCAAATTTGGGCTAACCATCTCAATCACTGTTTCTGAAGGAATGTAGTCGATCTCAAGAGAAGTGagtttttcagatgccaaaGCCCAAACTTGAGCATCAAACGAAACATCAAACATCAGGATCAGTGCCTACAAAAAGATTGCAATAAAAATCAGACAAGACAcatgagaaaattataaaattgcaTGGAAACAATTATGAAATCAGACAACTGTACATCTGGAAAGAATTCTGGAAAGATAGATAGAGTTTCTCTAATTAAGCTGCATGCAAGATCCACATAGTATCTACAAAAAACTTCAGCATATGCTACACTTTTAATTATTAATCAGGGTGGCCCCAAAATACCAAATGGCCAAGAACGAACAATATGCCTTTCAAGCATGACAATGGCAAGTGCAAACTTCTGAATTCAAAAcaatatggaagaaaaaaaagtcaaacGAATATGATAAGTAACCATCACAAGTCAATATGAAATACAAAAGTTACTAAAATAAGTATCCATATTATCCAATGCATTACAAATTGAAcaagaattttatcaaaatgacGCAGTCCtgtatttgatattttaatcaGGTCAATAACCAAATGGTAGTAACTTACTAACTTCACCCTTACTCACAGGACAATATCCATCAACATAAAGGAGGGATCTAATAACGATCACAGGAACTGAGGCAACAAGCTAAAATACATAGAACtgtatttatgaatagtactgCTGATCACATGTTACTTcaatctgtaaaaaaaaaagagggatgctattcatcatcccatACCACACACTTTACatagtttaaaattatttattattttattttatttttgttaaactaattgagttgttctatttatca encodes:
- the LOC121255698 gene encoding F-box/LRR-repeat protein 10-like isoform X1, whose translation is MGTNEPREKSLELLPPALLATIMTKLDVGSICCAASTCTAFRTCASQILSFLPTFHLLDIAPSVDLLRPLLQPPNPYLKSLKIDCDRLNDSAIKLLLRPPLHELCLHNCANFSGKLLSEIGRRCPDLRSLCLGSVAEKRGQTIDISDLKDLLCGCTQLEALILMFDVSFDAQVWALASEKLTSLEIDYIPSETVIEMVSPNLGPHQSPNHVRPSILSNIQKLCLSVDHITDTMVGTISQGLVSLTHLDLSDAPLTEPEIGLDLTNYGLQQLNQYGKLRRLSLVRRQEFIVTYFRRVNDLGVLFMADKCAKMESICLGGFCRVTDTGFKTILHSCSRLHKLQVSLGTQLTDLVFHDISATSLSLIHVSLIFCNLLTNRAVMNLVSNKDLRILDLRNCKNLGDEALRAISTLPQLKTLLLDGSDISDVGLTYLRPGVIGSLVRLSIRGCRRLTDKCISALFDGSCRMKLRELDLSNIPNLSDYGILLLARSRVPFSELRMQFCPLVGDTAVMALASMQVYEDRWHGSSLRLLDLYECGGITQLAFRWLKKPYFPRLRWLGVRGSVNRDLVDALARNRPYLHVECHGGKLGANRWDCSDGSHVLDYDEAYDYEEVDELEQWLLEGEIEHDDEEMGDAENNAEPME
- the LOC121255698 gene encoding F-box/LRR-repeat protein 10-like isoform X2, giving the protein MPGSKALILMFDVSFDAQVWALASEKLTSLEIDYIPSETVIEMVSPNLGPHQSPNHVRPSILSNIQKLCLSVDHITDTMVGTISQGLVSLTHLDLSDAPLTEPEIGLDLTNYGLQQLNQYGKLRRLSLVRRQEFIVTYFRRVNDLGVLFMADKCAKMESICLGGFCRVTDTGFKTILHSCSRLHKLQVSLGTQLTDLVFHDISATSLSLIHVSLIFCNLLTNRAVMNLVSNKDLRILDLRNCKNLGDEALRAISTLPQLKTLLLDGSDISDVGLTYLRPGVIGSLVRLSIRGCRRLTDKCISALFDGSCRMKLRELDLSNIPNLSDYGILLLARSRVPFSELRMQFCPLVGDTAVMALASMQVYEDRWHGSSLRLLDLYECGGITQLAFRWLKKPYFPRLRWLGVRGSVNRDLVDALARNRPYLHVECHGGKLGANRWDCSDGSHVLDYDEAYDYEEVDELEQWLLEGEIEHDDEEMGDAENNAEPME